In one window of Ovis aries strain OAR_USU_Benz2616 breed Rambouillet chromosome 3, ARS-UI_Ramb_v3.0, whole genome shotgun sequence DNA:
- the SHISAL1 gene encoding protein shisa-like-1 isoform X1, with translation MTSCGQQPLNVLAVLSLLISAVLSAHFRVCEPYTDHKGRYHFGFHCPRLSDNKTFILCCHHNNTVFKYCCNETEFQAVMQANLTAGSEGYTHNNYTALLGVWIYGFFVLMLLVLDLLYYSAMNYDVCKVYLARWGIHGRWMKQDPRRWGNPARAPRPGQLAPQPQPPPGPLPQVPQAEHTLQRDSHTPPLMTFQSSSA, from the exons ATGACCAGTTGTGGCCAGCAGCCCTTGAACGTGCTCGCCGTCCTCTCGTTGCTGATTTCTGCAG TCTTGTCCGCGCATTTCCGGGTCTGTGAGCCGTACACAGACCACAAAGGCCGCTACCACTTCGGCTTCCACTGCCCCCGGCTCTCGGACAACAAAaccttcatcctctgctgccaccaTAACAACACAGTTTTCAAATACTGCTGCAACGAGACAGAGTTCCAGGCGGTGATGCAGGCGAACCTCACGGCCGGCTCCGAGGGCTACACGCACAA CAACTACACCGCCTTGCTGGGAGTGTGGATCTACGGCTTCTtcgtgctgatgctgctggtcctggATCTTTTGTATTACTCGGCCATGAACTACGACGTCTGCAAGGTTTACCTGGCGCGGTGGGGCATCCACGGACGGTGGATGAAACAGGACCCCCGGCGCTGGGGGAACCCTGCCCGGGCCCCCCGGCCAGGGCAGCTGGCCCCACAGCCCCAGCctcccccaggccccctgccGCAAGTCCCCCAGGCCGAGCACACGCTGCAGAGAGACAGCCACACCCCGCCGCTGATGACTTTCCAGAGCTCGTCCGCCTG